Proteins from a genomic interval of Coraliomargarita sinensis:
- a CDS encoding MBL fold metallo-hydrolase, translated as MNFYDLNRHGEIGANSIYLQIGPFNILVDAGLHPKKMGYDALPDFEPIEDVDLDLIILTHCHLDHLGALPVVSAHNPTTPVITTAPNEMLAPRMLRNSINVMKRQRQEHGISEYPLFLHRDVAQLSKQITVQRFERGEIYLKGKEQIEVILHPAGHVAGAAAVELVYKHRRIVFSGDVLFDAQRTLPGAHLPQGPVDTLFLETTRGAKGRESGRSRSTEVDRLIDKVGQILDRDGSCLIPVFALGRMQELFKIIYEARNFGRLPNSPIYAAGLGMDICNYFDKIRRRTQLIDFDASILEKMKVKPPEPKMRPGRDLAKKGIYLVSSGMMVEYTPSYNVAASLLPHSSNGICFVGYCDPDTPGGQLLQSKDEESYFFNALDYNAPIRASIDRFDLSGHADREELVEYAQTTDARAIVLTHGDQSAREWFKNELSKRMNHSVVLDPETLVCHKI; from the coding sequence ATGAACTTTTATGATTTAAACCGTCACGGCGAAATCGGAGCCAATTCCATCTACCTACAGATCGGCCCCTTCAATATACTTGTGGATGCCGGCCTGCACCCGAAGAAGATGGGCTATGACGCTCTGCCCGACTTTGAGCCCATTGAGGACGTTGATCTGGACCTCATCATTCTGACCCACTGCCATCTGGACCACCTCGGGGCCCTTCCCGTCGTGTCGGCCCACAACCCCACCACCCCGGTGATTACGACCGCACCAAACGAGATGCTCGCCCCGCGAATGCTACGCAACTCGATCAATGTGATGAAACGACAGCGGCAGGAACACGGGATCAGTGAGTACCCGCTTTTTCTCCACCGTGACGTCGCACAGCTCAGCAAACAGATCACCGTGCAACGCTTTGAGCGGGGCGAGATCTACCTTAAGGGCAAGGAGCAGATTGAAGTCATCCTGCACCCGGCAGGCCATGTCGCGGGAGCTGCTGCAGTCGAACTGGTTTACAAGCATCGGCGTATCGTTTTCTCCGGGGATGTACTCTTCGATGCCCAGCGGACTCTGCCAGGGGCCCATCTTCCGCAGGGACCGGTTGACACCCTCTTTCTTGAGACCACCCGTGGTGCCAAAGGTCGCGAATCCGGTCGAAGCCGTTCGACCGAAGTCGATCGGCTTATCGATAAAGTCGGGCAAATTCTCGATCGCGACGGAAGTTGTTTGATCCCCGTTTTTGCCCTGGGTCGTATGCAGGAGCTCTTTAAAATCATCTATGAGGCCCGAAATTTCGGCCGACTACCAAACTCGCCGATCTACGCGGCAGGTCTGGGAATGGATATCTGTAATTATTTTGATAAGATCCGCCGCCGTACCCAATTAATCGACTTCGACGCTTCGATTCTGGAGAAAATGAAAGTGAAGCCACCGGAACCAAAGATGCGCCCAGGCCGGGATTTGGCGAAAAAGGGAATTTATCTGGTGAGCAGTGGGATGATGGTCGAATACACCCCCTCGTATAATGTGGCCGCTTCCCTGCTCCCACACTCCTCGAACGGCATCTGTTTCGTGGGCTACTGCGATCCGGATACCCCTGGCGGACAGCTGCTGCAATCAAAGGATGAAGAAAGCTACTTCTTCAATGCACTCGACTACAACGCCCCGATTCGTGCCTCGATCGACCGATTTGATCTCAGTGGTCATGCCGACCGTGAAGAACTCGTCGAATATGCGCAGACTACGGACGCCCGTGCAATCGTGCTGACCCATGGCGATCAAAGTGCGCGGGAATGGTTTAAAAATGAACTTTCCAAGCGCATGAATCATTCTGTAGTATTGGATCCGGAAACGTTGGTATGTCATAAAATATAA